From Candidatus Bathyarchaeum sp.:
GATTTACAAGAGAAAACCACAGAGATGGCATCTCTTTTGGCTTCTCAAAGCAGATCAATAAAGAAAGCTCGTTCCGATCTTGTTTCTGCGATAGAAACAAAAACTGTTGAAACTGGAGAAAAACTGTCTGCTGACCTGAAAAAGCAAGAAGCAGTACTTAATTCTTTGAAACGTTTGAATGAAGAAAACGCTACCCTTTTGAAGAATCAACTGACAGAACTCGAAGCGATTACAAAGCAACTTGAGCAAATTGAGGGAACAATGGTTCCAAACCAAGCTAAACTCAAAAGCGTTGATAATCCTGAAGACATCAAAGGAATTGGTCCTACTCTAGGAAAGGAGCTCAGGGAACTTGGAATAACTTCTGTGGGTGAGTTCCTTAACACTGACCCCGTGGTTATTGGTGACAAGACACGTGTATCCCATGAAATGGCTGAAAATCTACAGGCTACTGCGCAGTTGATGATGGTTCCTGGGTTGGATGCTGACGATGCAGAATTGCTTATCGGATGTGGCATAAAATCAAGAAAACAATTAGCAAATCAAGACCTAATCACCCTGAGCCGAAAAATCAATGATATATCACAAATTTACATTGCCCAACAAAAACTCTCCAAAGAAAACGCTCCAACAATTGAAGAAATTTCTGCTTGGATACGAATGGCAAAATAAGCTACTGTTTAACAAATTTTACTTCTTTGCTCCATTTCTTTGGACTTTTCTGCTTCTTTTGTGGTCATTTTCTGTTTTATCACTTTTTAGTTGAAAATTATGATTTCAAAACACGTTGCCTTTTGATTTTCGTTGGTTATTTTAGAATATTTTTTTATGCCGTAATGTTGATTTATTTGAGAACATATATTTTGGTTGTTGATTTTCAAATGCCCGAAGGCCGAATACGCTTTGATACTATTTTTGTTTCCGCCAAAATTCCCGAAAACAAGAAAATGGGTGAGCTTACTAAATGGTGTGAGCTGTTTCAAACTTTGGGTTTAACTCCTGATTTTGAGGGAAAGTGTACCGGTAACTTGAGTTTTCGGTCAAATGATGGTTTTGTAATTACGGCTTCTGGTTTGGAGACTAAAGAGAATCTGTGTGGAGATTGTTTTGTTCACGTGAAATATTTTGATGAGCAAAACAATACAGTGTTTGTTGAAGGAAAACGGTCTCCATCTTCAGAGGCTATGATGCATTTTTTGATTTATCATGAACGAAAAGATGTGAGGGCGATTTTTCATGGCCATAATAGCTCGATTTTGATGAATGCTAACAAGTTGGGTTTGCCTGTAACCGAAATTGAACAGGATTTTGGTTCAATTGAATTAGCCAAAGAGGCACTAAAAGCGTTAGGTGAGAGCAACTTTGTTGTTTTGAGGAATCACGGTTTTGTTTCTGTGGGTAAAACTATGGAAGAAGCTGGTAAGTTGGCGTTATCTGTTTTGAAGCAAAGTGACCAACTTGATGCCTGAAATTTTTACGGTTAGATTGCATACATTATCGTGTCGAAAGCATTTTTAACGGCAAATATAGTTTACTGGTTTATTATTGTGAGGCTTACTGAATGGTTAAGTATATTTTTGTGA
This genomic window contains:
- a CDS encoding DUF4332 domain-containing protein, which gives rise to MVSKRGIIVWLSAFITFLSIIASFSMAVLLLTEGAGTVVNPYILSAIFGGLTTETYLWISLTVTFALLGLTCILIYMKQPPDPEIVKLLLKVGGNLATLRNAQEASKNEIVERMECYKKVNQTFFSKVTTDLQEKTTEMASLLASQSRSIKKARSDLVSAIETKTVETGEKLSADLKKQEAVLNSLKRLNEENATLLKNQLTELEAITKQLEQIEGTMVPNQAKLKSVDNPEDIKGIGPTLGKELRELGITSVGEFLNTDPVVIGDKTRVSHEMAENLQATAQLMMVPGLDADDAELLIGCGIKSRKQLANQDLITLSRKINDISQIYIAQQKLSKENAPTIEEISAWIRMAK
- a CDS encoding class II aldolase/adducin family protein; this translates as MPEGRIRFDTIFVSAKIPENKKMGELTKWCELFQTLGLTPDFEGKCTGNLSFRSNDGFVITASGLETKENLCGDCFVHVKYFDEQNNTVFVEGKRSPSSEAMMHFLIYHERKDVRAIFHGHNSSILMNANKLGLPVTEIEQDFGSIELAKEALKALGESNFVVLRNHGFVSVGKTMEEAGKLALSVLKQSDQLDA